In one Desulfosporosinus sp. Sb-LF genomic region, the following are encoded:
- a CDS encoding Ger(x)C family spore germination protein, translating to MTNIKRVVFVFLTIGVVLLTGCSPFFVDNNTVEEIAPVIFWSIQDGKEGRLRISTMVPPLINEKKSLLTKQVDLLKQGRKDFNLIYYRELKLGQLRMVFISEDLARKGILPIIDTLLTDPDISQRLYLVIVKGNFEDYISNQVVKQENLDYFLYRMLKHYDTKNQGEITVTNLHQFMKRLYTPFSNPILPVYKVNKENFVYDGTAFFRDDRLVATISDMNDQILQLLDNDYYLKLLAIPSLMVTLGQIHSKVNIELVPDYSSISIKVKLDGRIEEYRGDKNIFDSDELADLNQEIESYFKKQTTTLLDNMQQWKVDPLQLGTHSLAPFSQPISEEKWLSAWEKMKINVDYQINLQTMKNMNR from the coding sequence ATGACGAATATAAAACGGGTCGTTTTTGTTTTTTTAACAATTGGCGTCGTACTGTTGACCGGATGTTCCCCATTTTTTGTCGATAACAATACGGTTGAAGAAATTGCTCCTGTGATTTTCTGGTCTATCCAGGATGGAAAAGAAGGACGATTGAGAATAAGCACAATGGTGCCGCCCTTAATTAATGAGAAGAAGAGCCTGCTCACCAAGCAAGTCGATCTATTAAAACAGGGCAGAAAGGACTTTAACTTAATTTATTATCGCGAGCTGAAATTAGGACAACTTCGAATGGTCTTTATATCAGAAGATCTTGCCCGAAAAGGAATCCTTCCGATAATTGATACCCTTCTCACAGATCCGGATATCTCTCAACGGTTATATCTTGTGATTGTTAAAGGAAATTTTGAGGATTATATCAGTAATCAAGTAGTTAAACAAGAAAACTTGGACTATTTTCTTTATCGTATGCTTAAACATTATGATACTAAAAATCAAGGTGAAATCACGGTGACCAATTTGCATCAATTCATGAAACGGTTGTACACTCCATTTTCAAATCCCATACTGCCTGTTTATAAGGTTAACAAAGAAAATTTCGTTTATGATGGAACTGCTTTTTTCAGGGATGATAGATTAGTTGCAACCATCAGTGACATGAATGATCAAATTCTCCAACTCCTCGATAATGATTATTACCTTAAACTTTTAGCAATACCGTCTTTAATGGTCACTTTAGGTCAAATTCACTCAAAGGTTAATATAGAATTGGTTCCGGATTATTCGTCGATCTCAATCAAGGTCAAACTAGATGGCAGAATTGAGGAGTACCGGGGAGATAAAAATATATTTGACAGTGATGAATTAGCAGATCTTAATCAAGAGATAGAATCCTATTTTAAAAAACAAACAACAACGTTGCTAGATAATATGCAACAGTGGAAAGTAGACCCTTTGCAACTAGGAACTCACTCACTTGCCCCCTTTTCACAACCGATTAGTGAAGAGAAATGGTTAAGTGCTTGGGAAAAAATGAAAATTAATGTAGATTATCAAATTAACTTACAAACGATGAAGAATATGAACAGATAA